GCTTTGAAATGGATCAGAAAGCAGGGCTGGCTCCTCCAGGGTTTGGGTCCTCGGCCGAGGGGGCAGGGTGGAGTAACCCTGGCAGGAGGTAGGTGGCTGGTGGCTGGGTCCCTGCACTGCCCTGCGGTGGTCCGGCCATGAGCAGTCACATGCTCCCCACGTGTGTGAGGCATGCCCTGACTTCTGGAAATTCCTCTGGGGGCCACTTCGAGCTCCGTGAAGCCCCACCCGAGCTGGCAGGGGCCAAGAGTAGGGAAACTTGGCTTAGCCAACTAGACCAGGGGAGAACTGAGCTCCTCTCGGAAAGTGCAAAATACGGGTTCCTCCGCGGACCAGCCAGCAAGATAAGACCTGACCCCTCCCATGGAAGTCCCACCAGGACACCTTTGTTCTGGAAACATTTTCTCTAGAATCTTGCAACAAGTGTCACGGGCCCTAAAGGCTCAGCTTCGGGCAGGGTGCGTCCTAGCCCCTCCCCTCTGCGCATGCCCATTGTGTACCCATCAAGCCACCTGAGCAAACGCTACCTCTGAGCGCCTGGCATCTGGTGGCTGAGGCGGGGGCCGGGGAAGAGCGAGGGAGCCGGCAAGCCCCTGGGCCCAGGTAGCTCAGAAAGACCAAGACAAAAGATAGGAAGATGCTAAACACAGCTGTTTCATTTTCCACCTGAAAAATCTTGTTTTCCAAATTATCCATGGAAAAAAGCACATGTTACTCTCTCAAAACCCCGTGTATAAGACACAGGTAAACAGCCTTTTTCACAATCTACGTGAGACTTCTGTGCTTTCCCTTATGCTCGCTCCGAAGGTGTTTGAAGTTGATTATGTAATAATCACCAGGACGTGTGGACTGCAACCTGCCTGGCTGTGACAGAGGTGGGTCCGCCCTGTAGGTGGAACTTGACCCAGTATCTACTGCGTAGTGCCTCCCTCAGGGCCAAAGGCCCTATCGAGGGAGGAGATggacattaacatttttttccaccgCCCGCTTACCTCCACCAACTCTTGACTCATCGGGGAGAGTGATTGACAGCCCCAAAGGCTGCTGGGCAACTATTTGAAAGAGGGGTCCACAGAGAGGCCTCCTCCACCTGTTACTCTTTTCTCTATCACTTCACATCCATAGGGGTCCCTAAGCCCCAGGAGAAGGGTCAAGTGCAAATCTGGTAAACCAAGAAGCCCTAGCAGTTGTCAACTTAATTAGCCTTCAGGAAAAATCTATGGATATATGAGCAGAGTGGAGTTGCTATGGAGACAGGCCCAGGAGGCGCATTTAGAACAGGGCCTCATCACATCACCCGATAAAAATAAGACCCAGGCTTTTTAATAGAATGAATTacttaagttttatatttaacaGGGGACAATACCAAGGCTATAACtggttttcagaatattttaggAATCCGAGCTGCCTGCATGTGCAGATGTTAGCAGCCATCACAGTATAGGCTCCGGTGGCGGCGGGCAGTTAGGAACTGGAAGCCCGCGGGTGTCTCCCATCCTTGAGATGAGAGTTGGTCCTTCTCACTTTGGGTTTGTCCTCCTTTAATTTTCAGCGTGTGTCTGAAAAGGACTGCCAAGTGCTCTGCACTCGGCCCTTTGCACGTGTTATCACTAATATGTAAGAACCCTATGTAGTAATggtctcattttgcagatgaaaaaatgaggctcagagaggttcagaactttgccaaggtcacacagctaacaagtGGTGGAGTTGGGATCCAAACCCAAGCATCCCCCATCCCAGAGCCCTCTGTGTTATAAGACACCAAGCACAGTCTCTACACAAAGAATCTGGGATGCAGTGAATCTAAAGAgatccactatatatatatatatatatttttttttttttttagaacagacCTTGTCATGGTTCAGTCTCTCCTCCAAAGTGATCCCAAAGTGGATGGGTTCCAAGAAGAAATCCACAGAGTTTTCAACCCCTTCTCATGGGTGCCTCTCCAATTATCCAAGGCAAGTGCTCATTGCACAATAATTTCTGGCCCCTGGGCCACCTCTTCCTTAAGTCAGAACAGCAGCATCAGGAGCCCAGGATTTCAACATGAACACCAGTAAGAGCGTCTCCACTGCTCTTGCCTGCCCAGAAGCGTACAGGTATGAAATCTAGCTGAACTCCAAAGTGTAGATCCTTTTCTGGGACAAAACAAAGTTTTGTCTTTGGATTATTCAAGATCCTCCTACTCTGCAAAGAGATGCTGTCTTTaattatgggttttttgtttgtttgtttgtttttttactaattttctaCCAAAGGCCAAATTAGTAGACCTGATCTGTGCTCACAAGGCACCAGTCTTCCCTTGTTGTGGGAAAGATGGCGATAACAAGGCTGGGCATGAGGCAGTGGAGGCGACAGGGAGTGGAAAGATGGTCGGGAAGCTGGGGGCCCTGATAGTGAGGGTGATTCTAAGCGGATGTACAtatacccccaccccctccccacatttTACCAGCTGAAGGTGATGGCAGAAGACCATTGGGCTGCTAGGGATCTGGGAGAACATGCCTAAGGCAAAACAGACATgcaacatttgtttttgtttcagagGGCCAGTTGtatttgcatttattaatttttatttttaaaaatcttattgaagtagagctgattcACAGAATTGTGTTAGTGTGGGGTGTACAGCAcagcgattcagttatacgtagGTCCAtcctgtttcagattcttttcccatctagctTAGTACAGAGTGTTGAGCAGACTTCCCTGTGATGTAGAGTAAGTCCTCATTATGTATCTAGATTATATAGATTCATGGGTAATGTTAATCCCAGTTCCTGACCTTCAAGATTTGACCAAATCCTCACCAAGGCACCGTCCCAATGAATTAGGCAGTGGGCAGGAAGCAGGTAGATGCCACATACTGGAGCTGGGACCCAGGCCAGGGCAGGAGCTTGGATGCAGAGGGGACAGAGTGGGGTCTCAGCAAAATCCCTGAGCAGTGGGCATCCCCTTGGGAGCTTTCCCCAGGCTGTCTGCAGCCTCCAGTGTGGGTGCTCGGATGAATCATTTTGTGCTATTAAAATCATCCTATGATGTCCTCTTGGTATATAATGAGCTCAGTGGAGTCCACGGAAATCTGACTTTGATGGCAGGCAATCATGCAGTGGTTAAAGCACAGGCTTTGCACTCAGGCCAACATTGTAAGTTCTGGCCATGCCACTTACTAGCTACGGTTGCTCAGGCAAGTCCCTTAAGCTCTCTgcacctcagcttcctcatctgtaaaatgggaatggtgACAATCAGATGCCAAGGGTTTGCTCCTTGGTAGGAAAATGGCCAAGTGCTGTGTCAAGGGCCAGACACAACTTCTACCTGTTGGCTGGGTGAATGCTGTGACCAAAATGGAGAGCAGaagcctgcccctccctccatgcACAATTCTCCAGGCCCTGGGATACCCACCCCTCATCGGTGTCTTTTCTTGCCACAGCCCTTCAGTGTTTCCCCAGCCTCTGCTGCCCTCAACCGAGAGCTCTTTCCATGAATGGGGTGACTCTGGGCACCAGTCATCACCGTCCCCATCCCTGTCTTTACCCTTTACCCTCTAAATAAGGAAGCCGGCGCTGCCAGGCCAAGAACTTGTGCCCAATTTGGGTCTTGGGTGGCCTCTCGCCTCCCTCTTCCCCCGGGCCCCCAGccaactcccccccccacccccacccccagagatgcGCCCTGCTCACTTCATTCCTGCCTCATAGTTGGAATGGCAGTGGCTCCCAGAATccctggggtgtggggagggtgaTGGGGGTCTGGGGAGGCAGCCAGGCCCAGGAGCAGGTTAATGTTACAGCCCTGGATAAGTGAGCTGGGCTGGTTGACGTCAGGGTGATGATGGGTGGAGGGCCGGGCTGGGCTGCTGAACTATAAGGATAGGTCAAATCAAATATAATCAACTCGGGTCGGAGCAAGCGGGCGAGCTAGACAGCGTCCCCAAGCCATGGTCCCTACCGGCCGCGGCTCAGCCTGGGTCCTTCTGCTCCAGACCCGAGTGCCCAAAGCAGGCTTTGGTTTCATGTCAGCAGCCTTCAACTGCCTTCCAAAAATAAGCCCCTGCCGCCATGCCGAGGGGAGAAAAACAAGAAGGgcggtatttttagggccattaATTCTGACCACGTGCCTGAGAGGCAAGGTGGATGGCCCTGGGACAGAGGCTCTTCATCACTATGTCCCGGGGAGCAGGACGTCTGCAGGGCACGCCGCAGGCTCTCGTCTTCCTCAGCGTCCTAGTGGGCATGGTGGCGCCCTCCCCGGCGGGCACCCGCGCCAACGGCACGCTGCTGGCCTCGAGGGGCTGGGGCGCCTTGCTGTCCAGGTCCCGCGCTGGGCTGGCTGGAGAGATCGCCGGCGTGAACTGGGAAAGTGGCTACTTGGTGGGGCTCAAGCGGCAGCGGAGACTCTACTGCAACGTGGGCATTGGCTTCCACCTCCAGGTGCCACCGGACGGTCAGATCAGCGGGACCCACGAGGAGAACCCCTACAGTGAGTGCTGGCTGCAGCCAGTTGGGAAGCCAGGGGGCTGGGGCTCAGGCAAGGCTAAAGGGTggaggggcctgggggcctgCTGTGAACGGGGAGGAATTGTTCACTCAGATGTCTGGAAGCTTGGCCACGTCCTCCAGGCTCCCTTTGACCCTGCCTCGGTGCAGTCTCCATGTGCTGAGGTCCGAGCATCCTGGCATCCTCTGCCATCACCCCGCAGAGCCCCTGAGGCACTAATTCCTTCAGCTTTGCGGGCCCAGCTGTGGCCTTGTGAGACCACCGGCAACCCCCAACCCGGGGAGCCGTGAAGCGAGGGTGGGGAGAACCCAGTGAGGATGCTTGGACCAAATTAGACACGAGCTGCTTTTTATTTAGTTTCCCTCTTTGAAAGGCAAGGCATTTGCAAAATTTTCAGCTGAAGCACatccttctttttatttcaccTTGGCCCCTTCTGTCCTCCAGGTTGATGGGTTGCTGCCCAGATGGTCTCTCCctaaggggaggggagggggcggcaggGTCCAGGCAAGCCctcagccttgctgtggctgcagtgtttGCAAGATTGGATGGGCTGAGACTTGTTGAAATACGAGGAGTAGACATTTTTAACAGAGCTAATCGGAATTCACTTTGTTTTAATCTGCTCTGAGGACCCTGTGTGATGAAGTCAATGAAACGCCAGATTCAGAGCTAACCTTAGGAAGATGCTTAAGCAGCCACTGTGATCTCTAACGCTGCTGTCAGAACTTTGCCTTGCAGAACTGGGTTTTTAGCAGTTTGGTAGGACTGGCCAAGTCTGGCAGCTGATCTCTTAAAGCGAGATTGGGGATGGAGATGGAGGGTCAGACTTTCTAGAAGCAGGGGGATGGGCCCAGATGCCCTTGGAGGGTGATCTTTAGGTTGCCATCCCACCTGGATTTGCATAAGCCTGGGTAACGCGGTCCCCATCTCTTTGTCAGGCCTGCTGGAGATTTCCACGGTGGAGCGAGGCGTGGTGAGTCTCTTTGGGGTGAAAAGCGCCCTCTTCATTGCCATGAACAGTAAAGGAAGATTATACACGA
Above is a genomic segment from Phacochoerus africanus isolate WHEZ1 chromosome 7, ROS_Pafr_v1, whole genome shotgun sequence containing:
- the FGF6 gene encoding fibroblast growth factor 6, producing MALGQRLFITMSRGAGRLQGTPQALVFLSVLVGMVAPSPAGTRANGTLLASRGWGALLSRSRAGLAGEIAGVNWESGYLVGLKRQRRLYCNVGIGFHLQVPPDGQISGTHEENPYSLLEISTVERGVVSLFGVKSALFIAMNSKGRLYTTPSFQEECKFRETLLPNNYNAYESDLYRGTYIALSKYGRVKRGSKVSPIMTVTHFLPRI